One window of Candidatus Methylacidiphilales bacterium genomic DNA carries:
- a CDS encoding FKBP-type peptidyl-prolyl cis-trans isomerase, giving the protein MNRCLILPLFLFSLVSSAFALDEGLQNMVDGKRFMEENGRRQEVKTTASGLQYEILTLGEGAKPKKSDKVLVHYRGTLINGTEFDSSYKRGEPASFGLTQVIKGWTEILQLMPVGSKFRVVIPPGLAYGERGSPPTIGPASTLIFDIELIDIAKPVVPPGSAY; this is encoded by the coding sequence ATGAACCGTTGCCTGATCCTGCCCTTGTTCCTTTTTTCCCTGGTTTCCTCTGCCTTTGCCTTGGATGAGGGGTTGCAGAACATGGTTGATGGCAAACGTTTCATGGAAGAAAACGGCCGCCGCCAGGAGGTCAAGACCACCGCCAGCGGGCTGCAATACGAAATCCTCACCCTGGGGGAGGGAGCCAAGCCCAAGAAGTCGGACAAGGTGCTGGTCCACTACCGGGGAACGCTGATCAATGGCACCGAGTTCGACAGTTCCTACAAGCGCGGCGAGCCCGCCTCCTTCGGCCTGACCCAGGTCATCAAGGGATGGACGGAAATCCTGCAGTTGATGCCGGTCGGCTCGAAGTTCCGGGTCGTCATTCCTCCGGGACTGGCCTACGGCGAGCGCGGTTCACCCCCGACGATCGGCCCGGCTTCGACCTTGATTTTCGATATCGAATTGATCGACATCGCCAAGCCTGTGGTTCCGCCCGGATCGGCCTACTGA
- the hpnC gene encoding squalene synthase HpnC translates to MTLAESYAQCTALARSHYENFPVGRLVPASIRPHVHAVYAFARTADDIADEGYDDPRVQNRPATAPSPEQRLEQMTYFRGQLDLALQGKETDPRFAWIFLALGHTLKEMNLPSSLFYDLLSAFSQDIVKRRYADFPEVLDYCRRSANPVGRLVLYLHGYREEALHLLSDHICTGLQLANFWQDVSVDLGKDRIYLPRDSRDRFGVSEDQLFAGHCNDAFRQLLRFEVDRAQEIFDQGAPLTRHLHGLLRWEIRLTWLGGTTILEKIRRQDYDTLTRRPKIPKWEMLALAPRALFS, encoded by the coding sequence ATGACGCTGGCCGAGTCCTACGCCCAATGCACCGCCCTGGCCCGGTCGCACTACGAAAACTTCCCCGTTGGCCGGCTCGTCCCCGCTTCCATCCGGCCCCATGTTCATGCCGTCTACGCCTTCGCCCGCACCGCCGATGACATCGCCGACGAAGGTTACGACGACCCGCGGGTGCAAAACCGTCCAGCCACTGCCCCGAGCCCGGAACAGCGACTGGAGCAGATGACGTATTTCCGCGGCCAACTCGACCTGGCCCTGCAAGGAAAAGAAACCGACCCCCGCTTCGCCTGGATTTTCCTGGCCCTGGGCCACACCCTGAAAGAAATGAACCTGCCGTCCTCGCTTTTCTACGACCTGCTTTCGGCGTTTTCGCAGGACATCGTCAAACGGCGTTATGCGGACTTCCCGGAGGTGTTGGATTATTGCCGCCGCAGCGCCAATCCGGTCGGTCGGCTGGTCCTTTACCTGCATGGTTACCGCGAGGAAGCCCTGCACCTCCTGTCCGACCACATCTGCACCGGCCTGCAACTGGCCAATTTCTGGCAGGATGTTTCGGTCGACCTCGGGAAGGACCGCATCTACCTGCCCCGTGATTCGCGCGACCGTTTCGGCGTCAGCGAAGACCAGCTTTTCGCCGGCCACTGCAACGATGCCTTCCGTCAATTGCTTCGTTTCGAGGTCGACCGGGCCCAGGAGATCTTCGACCAAGGGGCCCCGTTGACCCGCCACCTCCATGGACTGCTGCGCTGGGAAATCCGCCTGACCTGGCTCGGAGGCACCACCATCCTGGAAAAGATAAGGCGGCAGGACTACGACACCCTGACCCGGCGACCCAAGATTCCCAAATGGGAAATGCTGGCCCTGGCCCCGCGTGCCCTCTTCAGTTGA
- a CDS encoding FGGY family carbohydrate kinase, whose amino-acid sequence MRGSMLGLDIGSSSVIAGILRGKTLLRESPRAFFPSRCHGSRVEVDPEALLAAVAQAIRSLGSGVRKVETINLAVMCPAWVAMDRTGRALTPMVTHQDRRSVAEAVELESRLGKKRHLELCGCRPFPGGISSTTWAWYLKHEPARLRKAATIGHLNTFLHLHLTGARVIDPSNASFSGLYETLKLGGWSEELCHNLGVDSRLLPEVLDSDVIAGRVHAAGAARFGLKEGTPVMTGLMDGSAGMIHAGAEHGRLFNVVGSTDVLALCTERPRPHERLLTRALGIGRRWLSVSTLAAAASSIYWVRDQFFREMPLAEFQAEVHRLARVGPKAAAGVTFEPYMAGERTQIEQRQGRFNGITLATQRGHLLSAVIEGLIAASAERLPLLQATGTSLQPVVMVSGGADRLDKILHRDWPGQWRYRAVTDATMRGLGSIEPRERV is encoded by the coding sequence ATGCGCGGTTCGATGCTCGGCTTGGATATTGGTTCGTCATCGGTGATTGCTGGAATCCTGAGGGGCAAAACCCTTTTGCGCGAATCGCCGCGGGCATTTTTCCCTTCGCGTTGCCATGGATCGCGGGTCGAAGTCGATCCCGAGGCCCTGCTCGCCGCAGTGGCGCAGGCCATCCGTTCCCTCGGCTCCGGGGTGCGCAAGGTGGAGACCATCAACCTGGCGGTGATGTGTCCGGCCTGGGTGGCGATGGATCGTACCGGACGCGCCCTGACGCCGATGGTGACCCACCAGGACCGTCGGAGTGTGGCCGAGGCCGTGGAATTGGAATCTCGTTTGGGCAAAAAGCGGCATCTGGAGCTGTGCGGATGCCGCCCTTTCCCCGGGGGCATCAGTTCGACCACCTGGGCCTGGTACCTGAAACACGAGCCGGCCCGTCTGCGCAAGGCGGCCACCATCGGCCATTTGAATACCTTCCTGCACCTCCACCTGACCGGGGCGCGGGTCATTGATCCTTCCAATGCCTCGTTCAGCGGACTCTACGAAACCCTCAAACTCGGCGGATGGAGTGAGGAGCTTTGTCACAACCTCGGGGTGGACTCCCGACTTCTTCCCGAAGTGCTGGATTCCGATGTCATCGCCGGGCGGGTTCACGCCGCGGGTGCGGCACGATTTGGGTTGAAGGAAGGCACACCCGTCATGACCGGTCTCATGGACGGGAGTGCGGGCATGATCCACGCCGGGGCCGAACACGGCCGCCTGTTCAACGTCGTGGGTTCCACCGATGTGTTGGCGCTCTGCACCGAGCGGCCCCGCCCGCACGAGCGTCTGTTGACGCGGGCCCTGGGGATCGGCAGGCGCTGGCTTTCCGTCAGCACGCTGGCGGCGGCGGCTTCCTCCATTTATTGGGTGCGGGACCAGTTTTTCCGGGAAATGCCGCTGGCGGAATTTCAGGCCGAGGTGCACCGGCTGGCCAGGGTGGGTCCCAAGGCGGCGGCAGGCGTCACCTTCGAACCCTACATGGCCGGGGAACGCACCCAGATCGAACAAAGACAGGGGCGGTTCAATGGCATCACGCTGGCGACCCAGCGGGGTCATTTGCTCTCCGCCGTCATCGAGGGATTGATCGCCGCCAGTGCCGAGCGCCTGCCCCTGCTCCAGGCCACGGGAACGTCCCTGCAGCCGGTGGTGATGGTTTCCGGGGGGGCGGACCGGCTGGACAAAATCCTCCACCGGGACTGGCCGGGCCAATGGCGTTACCGTGCCGTGACCGACGCCACCATGCGTGGCCTCGGTTCGATCGAACCCCGGGAACGGGTCTGA
- a CDS encoding FIST N-terminal domain-containing protein translates to MSAASLVINGVFDEAVVRTAAEQLRATCGGRAGAAFAFVSEDYLPELESFCDLVRVHGHVPSIFGSTAAGLVGAGREYEGESGAALLFLDLPGATFFPMAFGREQTEPSMTPEAWHRRAGARADEVKAWVVLANPLALGVDPWLDSWNKAWPGIPCVGGLASSRLGPQGIQVFADGEVVREGGLAIGIKGDFIMRTAISQGCKPIGEPLTITQAQDHVVLQLGLRSAYEVLNEVIGSMDEAERERAKGNIFAGLAMSEYHDDFQAGDFLVRNIVAADPASGAVVVGAWPRVGQTLQYQMREKDTAQSDYHRMLDELQRLGTPMASLVFTCTGRGSRFFGEPGHDARMLAHALGAHPSAGLFCNGEIGPVAGRTFAHGYSATLALFYPQKDS, encoded by the coding sequence GTGAGTGCGGCGTCGCTGGTCATCAATGGGGTATTTGACGAAGCCGTGGTCCGGACTGCGGCCGAGCAACTCCGTGCCACCTGTGGTGGCAGGGCCGGCGCGGCCTTTGCCTTTGTCAGCGAGGATTACCTGCCCGAATTGGAGTCGTTCTGCGATCTGGTCCGGGTTCACGGCCATGTGCCTTCCATCTTCGGCAGCACCGCGGCGGGCCTGGTCGGTGCGGGTCGTGAATACGAGGGAGAATCCGGGGCGGCGCTCTTGTTTCTGGATTTGCCCGGCGCGACTTTTTTTCCGATGGCGTTCGGCCGGGAACAGACCGAGCCCTCCATGACGCCGGAGGCCTGGCACCGGAGGGCCGGAGCCCGGGCGGACGAGGTCAAAGCTTGGGTTGTTTTGGCCAACCCCCTGGCCCTCGGGGTGGATCCGTGGCTGGATTCGTGGAACAAAGCCTGGCCCGGAATCCCCTGCGTCGGGGGGCTGGCCAGCAGCCGCCTCGGCCCGCAGGGCATCCAGGTTTTTGCCGACGGTGAAGTGGTCAGGGAAGGGGGTCTGGCCATCGGCATCAAGGGCGATTTCATCATGCGCACGGCCATCTCGCAGGGATGCAAACCAATCGGCGAACCGCTAACCATCACCCAGGCCCAGGACCATGTCGTGTTGCAACTCGGATTGCGTTCGGCCTACGAGGTCCTGAATGAAGTCATTGGTTCGATGGATGAAGCCGAGCGCGAGCGGGCCAAGGGCAACATCTTTGCCGGTCTGGCCATGAGCGAATACCACGACGACTTCCAAGCGGGGGATTTTCTGGTGCGCAACATCGTGGCCGCAGACCCGGCCAGCGGAGCGGTGGTGGTCGGGGCCTGGCCGCGTGTCGGCCAGACCCTGCAATACCAGATGCGGGAAAAAGACACGGCCCAGAGCGACTATCACCGCATGCTCGATGAACTGCAACGATTGGGGACCCCGATGGCCTCGCTCGTCTTCACCTGCACCGGCCGGGGCAGCCGATTTTTTGGCGAGCCCGGCCACGACGCCCGCATGCTGGCCCATGCGCTGGGGGCGCACCCCTCGGCAGGATTGTTTTGCAACGGGGAAATCGGCCCGGTGGCCGGCCGCACCTTCGCCCACGGCTACTCCGCGACCCTGGCCCTTTTCTACCCTCAAAAGGATAGTTAG
- a CDS encoding lysophospholipid acyltransferase family protein yields MAAALLSHPTTRDSWSWWAARTVCWLVFGLVARVRVCTEVRLPAGPYLIACNHISHFDPPVAGVCTRRKVDFMAMRELFAHPLPAWVLTHVCDAFPVSRDRQDTSAVRTAVRRLRAGRIVFVFPEGGIRSGAASVLGGAPLPAGVASLAQMAGVGVRPAVILGTDQIYRWWSLWRRPRVLVAFGEELRLDPAKDAAAAREDLNGRLRDAWFALHTLLRQQPDYHPGLEPRTAQERWQEPA; encoded by the coding sequence ATGGCTGCCGCGTTGCTTTCTCATCCGACCACTCGGGACTCCTGGTCTTGGTGGGCGGCGCGAACGGTTTGTTGGCTGGTTTTCGGCCTCGTGGCCCGGGTGCGGGTTTGCACCGAGGTCCGCCTGCCTGCCGGACCCTATCTGATCGCTTGTAACCACATCAGCCACTTCGATCCCCCGGTGGCCGGGGTTTGCACCCGGCGCAAGGTGGATTTCATGGCCATGCGGGAGCTCTTTGCCCACCCGCTTCCGGCCTGGGTGTTGACGCATGTCTGCGATGCCTTCCCGGTTTCGCGCGACCGTCAGGACACAAGCGCGGTGCGGACGGCGGTGCGGCGGTTGAGGGCGGGCCGGATTGTTTTTGTTTTTCCCGAGGGGGGGATCCGTTCCGGGGCTGCCTCGGTCCTCGGGGGGGCGCCCCTGCCGGCGGGTGTGGCCAGCCTGGCCCAGATGGCCGGGGTGGGGGTGAGACCGGCTGTCATCCTGGGCACCGACCAGATTTACCGATGGTGGAGTTTGTGGAGACGTCCGCGAGTGTTGGTGGCTTTCGGCGAGGAGCTGCGTCTGGATCCCGCGAAGGATGCGGCGGCGGCGCGGGAGGACTTGAACGGGCGACTTCGCGACGCCTGGTTCGCGCTGCACACGTTGCTACGGCAGCAACCGGATTACCACCCGGGTCTGGAACCCCGTACGGCCCAAGAACGCTGGCAGGAGCCCGCATGA
- the hpnE gene encoding hydroxysqualene dehydroxylase HpnE → MESNQSIHQITRKSGSNLALSFVSLPREKKEAMSVFYAFCRLVDDISDDKTRPVSVKQAELEQWREEIRACYKGQPATAHGRELQNIIRAHLIPPQPFLDIIDGVEMDLTLNRYRTFAELHEYCYRVASAVGLVSIEIFGYTRPAAKEYAVALGLAFQLTNILRDVRYDLVTYGRIYLPLEEMEACGVVEADLLSTEPHAGRTRLYRMQYYRAQHFFHKAARLLPPEDKKSFIAAELMTEVYHRLLAKIRAAGFPNPEKPIRLNKWEKILAVQHARNHGARVNRTGLVPPRKVTVWGAGFAGLNAALQAGLHGHIPEVLESKSYAGGRAHSFSDARSGTILDNGQHIFMGCYPSCLELFDLLGVTHKLDRQDAIEVPYLSANGASVLKASAAPAPFHLLSALWNFKEFSARDRLAVLGMGLRLRFGGGAGDAETVDHWLNRLGQSPGAIRALWEPLCIAALNEPIASASAPLFETVLRRSIFGNRSASSIYISRVGLSDLLLPEARIFLESIGGSLHLGEGVQSVRFEGRQVASVTTTRGREITGSVHISALPWSALRALLPESGPGPAQLAGRIAAIEGAPIIAVHLFTDRQLINQPFVGFLDSPLHWIFDRSHQVDPGTAEKLSGLPGAEGRPVDTVFLSSVVISAAYELAALPTPEFLLRMRAELERLIPEARGMRLLHHVVYKSKDATFAARPGVASARPGPTTDWENLFLAGDWTDTGLPATLEGAAWSGKTAARSIDPAISQ, encoded by the coding sequence ATGGAATCCAACCAGTCCATCCACCAGATCACCCGCAAGAGCGGCTCCAATCTCGCCCTCTCCTTCGTTTCCCTCCCCCGGGAAAAGAAGGAGGCGATGTCGGTCTTTTACGCCTTCTGCCGCCTGGTCGACGACATCTCCGATGACAAAACGCGCCCGGTGTCGGTGAAACAAGCCGAACTGGAGCAATGGCGGGAGGAAATCCGTGCCTGCTACAAGGGCCAGCCCGCCACCGCGCACGGACGCGAACTCCAAAACATCATTCGCGCCCACCTCATCCCGCCGCAGCCCTTCCTCGACATCATCGACGGCGTGGAAATGGACCTGACCCTGAACCGCTACCGGACATTCGCCGAGCTCCACGAATACTGCTACCGGGTGGCTTCGGCCGTCGGTCTCGTCTCGATTGAAATCTTCGGCTACACCCGCCCGGCGGCCAAGGAATACGCCGTGGCCCTCGGCCTGGCCTTCCAGTTGACCAACATCCTGCGCGACGTCCGCTACGACCTGGTGACCTACGGGCGCATTTACCTCCCACTGGAGGAAATGGAGGCCTGTGGCGTTGTCGAGGCAGACCTGCTCTCGACCGAGCCGCACGCGGGCCGGACCCGTCTCTACCGGATGCAGTATTACCGGGCCCAGCATTTTTTCCACAAGGCCGCCCGGTTGCTTCCGCCGGAGGACAAGAAATCATTCATCGCCGCCGAGCTGATGACCGAGGTCTACCACCGCCTCCTGGCCAAGATCCGGGCCGCCGGGTTCCCGAATCCCGAAAAACCCATCCGCCTGAACAAATGGGAAAAGATCCTTGCCGTACAACATGCCCGCAACCACGGGGCCCGGGTCAACCGGACCGGGCTCGTCCCCCCACGGAAAGTCACGGTTTGGGGCGCCGGTTTCGCCGGCCTGAACGCCGCCCTCCAGGCCGGTCTCCACGGCCACATCCCCGAAGTGCTGGAAAGCAAGAGCTACGCCGGGGGACGCGCCCACAGCTTCAGCGACGCCCGCAGCGGCACCATCCTCGACAACGGCCAGCACATCTTCATGGGGTGTTACCCCAGTTGCCTCGAACTCTTCGATCTCCTCGGCGTTACGCACAAACTCGACCGCCAGGATGCCATCGAAGTTCCCTACCTTTCCGCCAACGGTGCCTCCGTCCTCAAGGCTTCCGCCGCCCCGGCCCCCTTCCATCTCCTATCCGCCCTTTGGAACTTCAAGGAGTTTTCCGCCCGCGACCGCCTGGCCGTCCTCGGCATGGGCCTGCGACTGCGCTTCGGCGGAGGTGCCGGTGACGCGGAAACCGTCGACCACTGGCTCAACCGGCTCGGCCAGTCCCCCGGCGCCATCCGCGCGCTTTGGGAACCCCTCTGCATCGCCGCCCTCAACGAACCCATCGCCAGTGCCTCCGCGCCTCTCTTCGAGACCGTCCTGCGACGATCGATCTTCGGCAACCGATCTGCCTCCAGCATCTACATCAGCCGGGTGGGTTTGAGTGACCTGTTGCTTCCAGAGGCCAGAATCTTCCTCGAATCCATCGGGGGTTCGCTCCATTTGGGCGAGGGTGTGCAAAGCGTGCGTTTTGAAGGGCGGCAGGTGGCCTCTGTCACAACGACACGTGGAAGGGAAATCACCGGGAGCGTCCACATCAGCGCCCTGCCTTGGTCGGCCCTGCGGGCCCTGTTGCCCGAATCCGGTCCCGGCCCCGCACAATTGGCCGGCCGCATCGCCGCAATCGAGGGCGCCCCGATCATCGCCGTCCATTTGTTCACCGACCGCCAGTTGATCAACCAACCCTTCGTTGGCTTCCTCGATTCCCCCCTGCACTGGATCTTCGACCGCAGCCATCAGGTGGATCCAGGAACGGCGGAAAAACTCAGCGGCCTTCCCGGGGCCGAAGGACGCCCGGTGGACACGGTCTTCCTATCCTCGGTCGTCATCAGTGCGGCCTACGAACTCGCCGCCCTCCCGACCCCGGAATTCCTCCTGCGGATGCGCGCGGAATTGGAACGGTTGATCCCGGAGGCACGCGGGATGCGCCTGCTCCATCACGTGGTCTACAAATCCAAGGATGCCACCTTCGCCGCGCGACCGGGTGTGGCTTCCGCCCGACCGGGTCCAACCACCGATTGGGAAAACCTTTTCCTGGCAGGGGATTGGACGGATACCGGCCTGCCCGCCACGCTCGAGGGCGCCGCTTGGAGCGGAAAAACCGCCGCCCGCTCGATCGACCCGGCGATCTCTCAGTAG